In one Cyclopterus lumpus isolate fCycLum1 chromosome 22, fCycLum1.pri, whole genome shotgun sequence genomic region, the following are encoded:
- the ccr6b gene encoding C-C chemokine receptor type 6 isoform X2 gives MQNMTSVTPDYDYSTAENEEGPCNLDPSLPEVIAQAYIHSIICAFGLLGNALVIVTYIFYKRTKTMTDVYLFNVAVADLIFVVALPFIIYNEQHSWFMGPVACKMLRSAYSINLYSGMLLLACISGDRYVAIVRARSSFGARSRTLLYSRLICSAVWVFALALTLPTLLYTERFEETGLGAQTANVVCQLSFRTTETAKLMKVAVPSLQMSVGFLLPLLVMVFCYASIVCTLQRAQSSQRHKAVRVIMAVVVVFIMCHLPYNVTLLTHTLSLFKQRNCEAEKVKLKVLAVSRSVAYLHCCLNPILYAFIGVKFRSHFRQIMLDLWCFSKKYLYTTRTSRATSDFCISGRMSSDGSNNITSFSA, from the coding sequence ATGCAAAACATGACGTCGGTGACTCCAGACTATGATTACAGTACAGCTGAAAATGAGGAAGGGCCCTGCAACCTGGACCCCAGCCTCCCAGAAGTAATCGCCCAAGCGTACATCCACTCCATCATATGTGCCTTCGGCCTGCTCGGCAACGCTCTCGTGATCGTCACCTACATATTCTACAAGAGGACCAAGACGATGACAGACGTGTACCTCTTCAACGTCGCCGTGGCCGACCTGATCTTCGTGGTCGCCCTGCCGTTCATCATCTACAACGAGCAGCACAGTTGGTTCATGGGCCCCGTGGCTTGCAAGATGCTGCGGTCCGCCTACAGCATCAACCTCTACAGTGGCATGCTGCTGCTGGCGTGCATCAGTGGCGACCGCTACGTTGCTATCGTGCGGGCCAGAAGCTCCTTCGGTGCGCGCTCACGCACTCTGCTCTACAGCCGCCTCATCTGCTCAGCTGTCTGGGTGTTCGCGCTGGCTTTGACTCTGCCCACGCTCCTCTACACCGAGCGCTTTGAAGAGACCGGTCTGGGGGCTCAGACCGCCAATGTCGTGTGTCAGCTGTCTTTCAGAACGACAGAAACGGCCAAGCTAATGAAGGTGGCGGTTCCCAGCCTTCAAATGTCCGTTGGCTTCCTGCTGCCTCTGTTGGTGATGGTGTTCTGCTACGCCAGCATCGTGTGCACCTTGCAGAGAGCCCAGAGCAGCCAGAGGCACAAGGCCGTCCGCGTGATTATGGCGGTCGTGGTGGTTTTCATCATGTGCCACCTCCCCTACAACGTCACTCTGCTGACCCACACCCTGTCTCTTTTCAAGCAGAGGAATTGTGAGGCAGAGAAGGTCAAACTCAAAGTGCTGGCCGTCTCCAGGAGCGTAGCCTACCTCCACTGCTGCCTCAATCCCATCCTCTACGCCTTCATCGGGGTGAAGTTCAGGAGCCACTTCCGGCAAATAATGTTGGACTTGTGGTGCTTTAGCAAAAAGTACCTCTACACCACTCGCACGTCGCGCGCAACGTCCGATTTTTGCATCTCAGGCCGCATGTCTTCAGATGGCTCCAACAACATCACATCATTCAGCGCATGA
- the ccr6b gene encoding C-C chemokine receptor type 6 isoform X1 encodes MEDMQNMTSVTPDYDYSTAENEEGPCNLDPSLPEVIAQAYIHSIICAFGLLGNALVIVTYIFYKRTKTMTDVYLFNVAVADLIFVVALPFIIYNEQHSWFMGPVACKMLRSAYSINLYSGMLLLACISGDRYVAIVRARSSFGARSRTLLYSRLICSAVWVFALALTLPTLLYTERFEETGLGAQTANVVCQLSFRTTETAKLMKVAVPSLQMSVGFLLPLLVMVFCYASIVCTLQRAQSSQRHKAVRVIMAVVVVFIMCHLPYNVTLLTHTLSLFKQRNCEAEKVKLKVLAVSRSVAYLHCCLNPILYAFIGVKFRSHFRQIMLDLWCFSKKYLYTTRTSRATSDFCISGRMSSDGSNNITSFSA; translated from the exons ATGGAGGAC ATGCAAAACATGACGTCGGTGACTCCAGACTATGATTACAGTACAGCTGAAAATGAGGAAGGGCCCTGCAACCTGGACCCCAGCCTCCCAGAAGTAATCGCCCAAGCGTACATCCACTCCATCATATGTGCCTTCGGCCTGCTCGGCAACGCTCTCGTGATCGTCACCTACATATTCTACAAGAGGACCAAGACGATGACAGACGTGTACCTCTTCAACGTCGCCGTGGCCGACCTGATCTTCGTGGTCGCCCTGCCGTTCATCATCTACAACGAGCAGCACAGTTGGTTCATGGGCCCCGTGGCTTGCAAGATGCTGCGGTCCGCCTACAGCATCAACCTCTACAGTGGCATGCTGCTGCTGGCGTGCATCAGTGGCGACCGCTACGTTGCTATCGTGCGGGCCAGAAGCTCCTTCGGTGCGCGCTCACGCACTCTGCTCTACAGCCGCCTCATCTGCTCAGCTGTCTGGGTGTTCGCGCTGGCTTTGACTCTGCCCACGCTCCTCTACACCGAGCGCTTTGAAGAGACCGGTCTGGGGGCTCAGACCGCCAATGTCGTGTGTCAGCTGTCTTTCAGAACGACAGAAACGGCCAAGCTAATGAAGGTGGCGGTTCCCAGCCTTCAAATGTCCGTTGGCTTCCTGCTGCCTCTGTTGGTGATGGTGTTCTGCTACGCCAGCATCGTGTGCACCTTGCAGAGAGCCCAGAGCAGCCAGAGGCACAAGGCCGTCCGCGTGATTATGGCGGTCGTGGTGGTTTTCATCATGTGCCACCTCCCCTACAACGTCACTCTGCTGACCCACACCCTGTCTCTTTTCAAGCAGAGGAATTGTGAGGCAGAGAAGGTCAAACTCAAAGTGCTGGCCGTCTCCAGGAGCGTAGCCTACCTCCACTGCTGCCTCAATCCCATCCTCTACGCCTTCATCGGGGTGAAGTTCAGGAGCCACTTCCGGCAAATAATGTTGGACTTGTGGTGCTTTAGCAAAAAGTACCTCTACACCACTCGCACGTCGCGCGCAACGTCCGATTTTTGCATCTCAGGCCGCATGTCTTCAGATGGCTCCAACAACATCACATCATTCAGCGCATGA